In the genome of Paenibacillus pabuli, one region contains:
- a CDS encoding response regulator transcription factor produces the protein MQRMLIVDDEPVILDGLYAFFQKADFQDMEIIKAYSAFEAIEWLNSVKIDIVLSDICMPGMDGMELIEKIMDRWPRCKVLLLTGHNEFDYAHQAIRNPCVVDYLLKTEGMSHIRAAVERALTQISEENDFRYQHAWFRSKLPRALPQLQRQLLLDLLKRTERHDIASLQEELDAVQLPFISNEPVIPVIIRVEEWNNYQSQADRSLIRYAVANVAEELLQDKAKVKAIDLDYQVIACFIQTTVESSNSYYGSRQQNWEQTLRFVYGTLESVQQSCADCLNLSVSIMVSEQAVEWMELSQAIAQLRLSIHEGPGLGMEKLLRVNVQHDSLYSPNILNQQSIAALHLDQIKQHVAAGEREWMESFHKWTEASKEGLQDPFFRMKIYSGAGNGLIELLHELGLYEAAMEEIALSRMLHFDIHTPWSDLVVFYQSAYEWIISKRSVTRIHDQSQILITIHHYIKHHLEDDLSLTRIAQEVSLNPSYLSRWYKRITGKGISDYIHDRRIERSKELLLGSACKMHEISAKVGFSDQHYFYRFFKKATGCTPQEYRDQKS, from the coding sequence ATGCAGCGGATGTTGATTGTGGATGATGAACCCGTTATTTTGGACGGACTGTATGCTTTCTTTCAAAAAGCGGATTTTCAGGATATGGAGATTATTAAGGCATACTCTGCTTTTGAAGCAATCGAATGGTTGAATTCCGTCAAAATTGATATCGTGCTCAGCGACATCTGTATGCCTGGCATGGATGGCATGGAGCTGATCGAGAAGATTATGGATCGATGGCCACGGTGCAAAGTTCTTTTGCTGACAGGACATAACGAATTTGATTATGCGCACCAAGCGATACGCAACCCTTGTGTGGTGGATTACCTGTTGAAGACAGAAGGCATGAGCCATATTCGCGCTGCGGTAGAGCGAGCGTTAACACAAATTTCGGAGGAAAATGACTTCCGCTACCAGCATGCCTGGTTTCGCAGCAAGCTGCCCAGAGCACTGCCCCAGCTGCAAAGACAGTTACTGCTTGATCTTCTAAAGCGAACAGAAAGACATGATATCGCTTCGCTTCAGGAGGAATTGGATGCGGTGCAGCTGCCTTTCATATCCAATGAGCCTGTAATCCCGGTCATCATACGGGTTGAGGAGTGGAATAACTATCAATCCCAAGCGGACCGGAGTCTGATTCGCTATGCGGTTGCTAATGTTGCCGAGGAGCTGCTTCAGGATAAGGCCAAAGTCAAAGCCATTGATCTGGATTATCAGGTCATCGCCTGTTTTATTCAAACCACGGTGGAATCTTCAAATAGCTACTATGGCAGCAGACAGCAGAACTGGGAACAAACATTGCGTTTCGTCTATGGAACGCTGGAGTCTGTACAACAATCCTGTGCAGATTGCCTGAATCTGTCTGTATCCATTATGGTGAGCGAGCAGGCGGTGGAGTGGATGGAGCTAAGTCAGGCCATTGCGCAGTTGCGTCTGTCCATCCACGAGGGCCCAGGACTTGGGATGGAGAAGCTGCTTCGTGTCAATGTGCAGCATGATTCGCTATACAGTCCCAATATTTTGAATCAACAGAGTATTGCGGCCCTTCATCTGGATCAGATTAAGCAGCATGTTGCAGCAGGAGAGAGGGAGTGGATGGAGTCCTTTCACAAATGGACAGAGGCTTCAAAGGAAGGACTGCAGGACCCATTCTTTCGAATGAAAATCTATTCAGGAGCAGGCAATGGACTGATTGAGCTTCTTCATGAATTGGGCTTGTACGAAGCAGCAATGGAGGAAATTGCGTTGTCTCGAATGCTTCATTTTGACATCCATACGCCCTGGTCTGATCTGGTGGTCTTCTATCAATCGGCATATGAATGGATCATCTCCAAAAGAAGTGTTACACGCATCCATGATCAGTCGCAGATTCTTATTACCATTCATCATTATATCAAGCACCATCTGGAAGATGACCTTTCGCTAACCCGAATTGCACAAGAGGTTTCCCTCAATCCTTCATATCTGTCCCGTTGGTACAAACGCATTACAGGCAAAGGTATATCCGACTATATCCATGACCGGCGCATTGAGCGCAGCAAGGAATTACTGCTTGGCTCTGCCTGCAAAATGCATGAAATATCCGCCAA